The Plasmodium falciparum 3D7 genome assembly, chromosome: 5 DNA window tttctttaaatatacatgTTAGACAAATATCAAATCGTAACGGTGATATACGTTCATGCTTTGATGCTATTTTAAGAGTATTTTctgaaaaaattatagacctagaagaaagaaaaaaaaatctaatcaagttaaaagaagaaattatgATGAAccaaatttttaataaacaagaaaaaagaaatttgtatcttttattaaatcatgataatatagtaaaagatataaataaaaaaaaaaatcccaCTTCAAATGAACAagctaataaaaataatgatttagAAACATGTAGAAAGAAAAGACGAGCAAATCATTTAGATGAAGACTTCccatataatgaaaatgaaaatgaaaatatcaacgatcataaatatcataataattgtaatacTAGTCCTAGTaatacaagaaaaaaaaataaaataaataaacaaatcaAAATAGATGATTCatcaaatatattacttGATCATAATTATCTTACAAATGATACAACtattgataatttttttattgaagaaaatattactCCTTTACCAAACCTGAAAGATTATACAAATGATCATGGATTCTATAATAAAGCAAAGTATTTAAAATTTACAGATTTGAAAAATGAATCATCATTTGGATATGAAACATTAAGAAAAGaagttataaaaatacaaaataataacgaAACGTTAAGTGAAATATTAATTAGGAAACACTTCCacacaaataataatcataataataataataataataataataataatgatgatgattgcaatagtgatgataatagATCCTTTTGTACTTTTGGACAATATACACCCAAACAATATTATGAAAGTCCATTtaaagtattatataaaaatgatatacaaaatgaaatGCACCATTTTGAAGATAAAGAAgatgtattaaataatattgatatcgagaaattattaacatttgatgtaattattaataatcaaatacaaaatatacaacacaaatataatacatattcatccttaaataataataataataatgctgTTATGATAacagatattaaaaaaattacagaCAAAATACCGTTAGAAGAACACAAAGATatacttttaaaaattaaaagctTACCTttaatacaaaaattatgtttatatgcATCTTGTAATGTTGTGAATGATACACACTTAAATGATTACGAAGATGAAGAACAAGgagatttaataaaaaataaaatacaaaatattgaaataacatataatgatatacaaAAAGGTTTCAGAAACCTATGTAGTAATCTATCAGAAACCAATTatattaaagatatattagAAGGAAATACTATGGATCAATCTATTGAACATTTTGAAGAACTTGGTATCTTAATTAAttctaaaaaaaatcaaaaaattaaagagaaaaaaaatattaaagtaCCAAAAGGATTAACTCCCAGATTTGCTAatctaaaaaataataaaaacttctcatcacaaaataaattaaattctatatattattttaatcttCCTGTATCTGTTATTAAGCAAACTTTAAAAGAAATTTCTTCTATCCTTTCAAGTCTTGATAGAAATGCaaacttttaaaaataaatatattatccacgttgtatatatatatatatgtatgtatgtatgtatgtatatatgttactttaatattaattaaattatcttattatatccatatatacATGTCTACactgaaaaatatatatatatatatatatatatatatatatattggtgaagtgtttaaaaatatttatacacttttatatataaaacaaagttatttttaataattttatcattcctttttcttttttttttttttagtattatatttaattatgaacaaataataaagcTATTGACAAAAATtagtatatttataaaaaaaaaattataactttttcataaaaaaaaaatatatatatatatataatataataaataataaaatatatgtgtattcaaataaataaacaaatatatttacatatcaACGGGTTAATATTTTTGGGggtacttaaaaaaaaaaaaaaaaaaaaaaaaaattattatacttaaatataaactataatattatatatatatatatatatatatatatatatgtatatattataaaagttCAATCATGccataaaaaatgtaaaaatctTAAAAACTATATGATTTCAAAATTTGTAtgtcataaataaaaattgttaTCATTCATAACaacacatttttataatttatttattcccTTGACATTcattcaatattttttttttctatgaaaatttttataaaataatgaaaaaaaaaaaaaaaaaaaaaaaatcttgaAATGTTTACCTTATGTTACGTTTTGAAAATGcatttcataaatattatttaatatttttttttcgtcaACAATTTGTCttgatattattacaaaCACTATTACATATGttaacatattaaaataaaaaaaaaatatatattatatatatatatatatatattataatttgtacAAATATACATAGTCTTCTACTTGTGTGTATATCTTATTTAAATACATTTCTCTCTTCacatttattatcttttcatatatcaatatatatatatacatattttttttttttttttttttttttttttctctttcctTCGTTTATTaaattgataaaaaaatacaacttATGcgatatatttttctaattaaaaaaaaaaaaaaaataataaaaaaaaaaattcttctcTCTATACATAAAACTTTAtcagtaaaatatataataatacataaataaaaacatatatatatttatatatatgttataggtgatatatattaaaaattttattaattatcaAAGATCCAAATAAAACGCAAATGggtgaagaaaatgaaaaattttaagaaaattatataatatatatgacatataaatattaataattatgaaaaaaaataatatggaacatataatatatatatatatatatatatatatatataaaagactatgttttgttttgttttgttttattttgttttgttttattttgttttgttttattttgttttattttgttttgttttgttttgttttattttgttttgttttattttgttttgttttgttttattttatttattttaatttatattatttatattattttataatttttaatgatTAATTATGATTATGTTCCATTTTAATCATAAATTGCTTCTTcctcttcttcattttcctTCTCCTTTTCTACTTCCTCATCTTCTTCCTCTTTTCTTTGTTCACTTCCTTTCCAATCATTTGAATTATCTCTCTCACTTGTATTAtcgtttttctttttggCATCATCTTTTTCcgaattaaaagaaatagatCTGGACACATGTTCTTTTCTTGAATGCTTACTTGAGTTTCTGGTTTCATCACTATAGTCATCGTTACTATGATTATATTTagatttataattttcatttcttttttcatgtCTACTAGCTCTTCGACTAGTACttctataatatttatcatatcttCTTTTATCTCTATATCTTGATGTATTATTACGATATTCTCTTGATCTTCTACTTAAACTTCGGTCATGATTTCTATCACGATATTTGTCATAACTTTTcatatgataattttttcGATCTCGGTAACTACTCATTTTTCTATCATAACTACTTCTATATCTAAATCTTTCTTTTGATCTTTCGCGTCTTCTTATTTTATCTCTTGAATATGAACCAT harbors:
- a CDS encoding serine/arginine-rich splicing factor 12, giving the protein MGPYINQKNQPMSLLIRKLKFDTSPSIVREKFKRFGAIKDVYLPIDYYTKEPRGFGFVEFYDAKDAEQALKEMNGSEIDGSRIEVFVAQKGRSDPRHMRYKEKGGYAYRKNPDNKIRRRYISKSNSRYGSYSRDKIRRRERSKERFRYRSSYDRKMSSYRDRKNYHMKSYDKYRDRNHDRSLSRRSREYRNNTSRYRDKRRYDKYYRSTSRRASRHEKRNENYKSKYNHSNDDYSDETRNSSKHSRKEHVSRSISFNSEKDDAKKKNDNTSERDNSNDWKGSEQRKEEEDEEVEKEKENEEEEEAIYD